The following are from one region of the Stenotrophomonas lactitubi genome:
- a CDS encoding DUF481 domain-containing protein encodes MSLRVSLLVPLLLCAPLAYAQDASELAAMSSPWSGSGGELGFASARGNSSTESFNGRLRLRYTDGDWVHSMDLFGLRSSSKVIETSDDGTTTRRNNTTANRYTGSAGSALQLGEHRQLTATVRTERDDFATYDRQSSFGLGYGTRLWNTERFSFDAQIGPGVRRTHSTEDDRTRTGLIGRGLFDLKYSLTDNTDLINTLLVESGSYNTFGQNDFGVSVSMNEHLALKAGWQARYNSDVAVDKRKTDTLTTMNVVYKFK; translated from the coding sequence ATGTCCCTGCGCGTGTCCCTGCTGGTCCCCTTGCTGCTCTGCGCCCCGCTGGCGTATGCGCAGGATGCCTCCGAACTGGCGGCGATGTCCTCGCCGTGGAGTGGCAGTGGTGGCGAACTCGGCTTCGCGTCGGCCCGTGGCAACAGCAGCACCGAGAGCTTCAACGGCCGCCTGCGCCTGCGCTATACCGATGGCGACTGGGTGCACAGCATGGACCTGTTCGGTCTGCGCTCCAGCTCCAAGGTGATCGAGACCAGCGACGACGGCACCACCACCCGCCGCAACAACACCACCGCCAACCGCTACACCGGCAGTGCTGGCAGCGCGCTGCAGCTGGGCGAACATCGCCAGCTGACCGCCACGGTACGTACCGAGCGTGATGATTTCGCCACCTACGATCGGCAGAGCTCGTTCGGTCTGGGTTACGGCACCCGGTTGTGGAACACCGAGCGCTTCTCGTTCGACGCGCAGATCGGCCCCGGTGTGCGCCGCACCCACAGCACCGAGGACGACCGCACCCGCACCGGCCTGATCGGTCGTGGCCTGTTCGACCTGAAGTACTCGCTGACCGACAACACCGACCTGATCAACACCCTGCTGGTCGAATCGGGTTCATACAACACCTTCGGCCAGAACGATTTCGGTGTCTCGGTGAGCATGAACGAGCACCTGGCGCTGAAGGCCGGCTGGCAGGCGCGTTACAACAGCGACGTCGCCGTGGACAAGCGCAAGACCGATACGCTGACCACGATGAACGTGGTCTACAAGTTCAAGTAA
- the hemC gene encoding hydroxymethylbilane synthase gives METVRIATRKSPLALWQSEHVADRLRQAHPDLHVELVPMSTRGDEVLDRSLAAIGGKGLFLKELELAMLRGEADCAVHSLKDVPMELDAPFALPAMLTRHDPADGFVSNLYASLDALPIGARVGTSSLRRQAQLRALRPDLELLDLRGNVNTRLAKLDNGGYDAIVLAVAGLERLGLGGRIVARLQPPQWLPAPAQGAVAVECDGGNAALMALFAGLDDAATRACVEAERAMNRALHGSCHVPVAAIAQWQGQDLHLQGLVGSASDGRAVRADAVGPASDPEALGQRVAKMLLEAGAGELLNV, from the coding sequence ATGGAAACCGTCCGCATCGCCACCCGCAAGAGCCCGCTCGCCCTTTGGCAGAGCGAACACGTCGCCGACCGCCTGCGCCAGGCACATCCCGATCTGCACGTGGAACTGGTGCCGATGAGCACCCGCGGCGATGAAGTGCTTGATCGCTCGCTGGCAGCCATCGGTGGCAAGGGCCTGTTCCTCAAGGAACTGGAACTGGCCATGCTGCGGGGCGAGGCCGATTGCGCGGTGCATTCGCTGAAAGACGTGCCGATGGAACTGGATGCGCCGTTCGCGCTGCCGGCGATGCTCACCCGGCACGATCCGGCAGACGGCTTTGTCTCCAACCTGTACGCATCGTTGGATGCGCTGCCGATCGGTGCGCGCGTCGGTACCTCGTCACTGCGCCGCCAGGCCCAGCTGCGCGCGCTGCGCCCGGACCTGGAACTGCTGGACCTGCGCGGCAACGTCAACACCCGCCTGGCCAAGCTCGACAACGGTGGCTACGACGCCATCGTGCTGGCCGTGGCTGGGCTGGAGCGGTTGGGCCTGGGGGGGCGCATCGTCGCCCGCCTGCAGCCGCCGCAGTGGTTGCCGGCACCGGCGCAGGGCGCGGTGGCGGTGGAGTGCGATGGCGGCAACGCCGCGCTGATGGCGCTGTTTGCAGGCCTGGATGACGCCGCCACGCGCGCCTGTGTGGAAGCGGAGCGGGCCATGAACCGCGCGCTGCACGGCAGCTGCCATGTGCCGGTGGCGGCGATCGCGCAGTGGCAGGGGCAGGATCTGCACCTGCAGGGTCTGGTCGGCAGTGCCAGTGACGGCCGCGCGGTGCGTGCCGACGCCGTGGGCCCGGCCAGTGACCCGGAAGCGCTGGGCCAGCGCGTGGCGAAGATGCTGCTGGAGGCGGGTGCCGGCGAGCTGCTGAACGTCTGA
- a CDS encoding LytR/AlgR family response regulator transcription factor: MRVVIADDEPLARERLRSLLAAQEGVDVVAEAGNGEQALHACAELQPDLVLLDIAMPGLDGLEAARHLASFEPRPAVVFCTAYDAHALSAFEAAAIDYLMKPVRAERLAAAIARARTFLAGRDGQPQHTGGQARSMLCARLRGSLRLIPLDDIHYLQAEEKYVVVHHARGEDLIEESLKSLEEEFASRFVRIHRNCLVARHELVELRRGSGGQVQAVLRHGKQPLEVSRRCVATLKQELRHL, from the coding sequence GTGAGGGTAGTCATCGCCGATGACGAACCGCTGGCGCGCGAGCGCCTGCGCAGCCTGTTGGCCGCGCAGGAAGGGGTGGACGTAGTGGCCGAGGCCGGCAACGGCGAGCAGGCCCTGCACGCGTGCGCCGAACTGCAGCCGGACCTGGTCCTGCTGGACATCGCCATGCCCGGCCTGGACGGGCTGGAAGCGGCCCGCCATCTGGCCAGTTTCGAGCCGAGGCCGGCCGTGGTGTTCTGCACCGCCTACGATGCGCACGCGCTGTCGGCGTTCGAGGCTGCGGCCATCGATTACCTGATGAAGCCGGTGCGCGCCGAGCGGCTGGCGGCGGCGATCGCCCGCGCCCGCACTTTCCTTGCCGGCCGTGACGGCCAGCCCCAGCACACTGGCGGCCAGGCCCGCAGCATGCTGTGTGCCCGCCTGCGTGGCAGCCTGCGATTGATTCCGCTGGACGACATCCACTACCTGCAGGCCGAAGAAAAGTACGTGGTGGTGCATCACGCACGTGGCGAGGACCTGATCGAGGAATCGTTGAAGTCGCTGGAGGAAGAGTTCGCCAGCCGCTTCGTGCGCATCCATCGCAACTGCCTGGTGGCGCGCCATGAGCTGGTGGAACTGCGGCGTGGCAGCGGAGGCCAGGTGCAGGCGGTGCTGCGGCATGGCAAGCAGCCGCTGGAAGTGAGTCGGCGCTGCGTGGCGACGTTGAAGCAGGAATTGCGGCATCTGTGA
- a CDS encoding sensor histidine kinase, whose product MPELCRLPRLAAMLGLAELVVVVLALAPDGSRHWTMGELASASGFALWLALAVTASLCLLRQALSKLPEMLGAVAAVGLAALIAILCAGIIHALYAVLGDNFARGIGFWRFTLGSAATTALITALALRYFYVSDRWAAQVQANARAQADALQARIRPHFLFNSMNLIASLLHRDPAVAERAVLDLSDLFRAALGAGEGDSTLRDECELAERYLSIESLRLGDRLRVHWQRDEPLPWDLPMPRLVLQPLVENAVLHGISRLPEGGTIELHLACVGSELQIRVRNPAPDPQVPGLALAQGAGHAQHSIGHRLTWRFGRAARMTAGWSEGYYACQVTVPIQ is encoded by the coding sequence ATGCCGGAACTGTGCCGCCTGCCGCGGTTGGCAGCCATGCTCGGCCTGGCCGAACTGGTGGTGGTGGTGCTGGCGCTGGCGCCCGATGGCAGCCGGCATTGGACGATGGGTGAACTGGCCTCGGCCAGCGGCTTCGCACTGTGGCTGGCGCTGGCGGTCACCGCCAGCCTGTGCCTGCTGCGGCAGGCGCTGTCGAAGCTGCCGGAAATGCTGGGTGCGGTCGCCGCTGTCGGCCTGGCCGCGCTGATCGCCATCCTGTGTGCGGGCATCATCCATGCCCTGTATGCCGTGCTGGGCGACAACTTCGCGCGCGGTATCGGCTTCTGGCGCTTCACCCTGGGCAGCGCGGCCACCACGGCACTGATCACCGCATTGGCGCTGCGCTACTTCTATGTCAGCGACCGCTGGGCGGCGCAGGTGCAGGCCAATGCCCGCGCGCAGGCGGACGCCCTGCAGGCCCGCATCCGCCCGCACTTCCTGTTCAACAGCATGAACCTGATCGCCAGCCTGCTGCATCGCGACCCGGCGGTGGCCGAGCGTGCCGTGCTCGACCTGTCCGATCTGTTCCGCGCCGCGCTGGGGGCGGGCGAGGGCGATTCGACCCTGCGCGATGAGTGCGAACTGGCCGAGCGCTATCTGTCGATTGAATCGCTGCGTCTGGGCGATCGCCTGCGGGTGCACTGGCAGCGCGATGAACCCCTGCCCTGGGATCTGCCGATGCCGCGGCTGGTGCTGCAGCCGCTGGTGGAAAACGCGGTGCTGCATGGCATCTCGCGCCTGCCCGAAGGCGGCACCATCGAGCTGCATCTGGCCTGTGTGGGCAGCGAGCTGCAGATCCGCGTACGCAATCCCGCGCCCGATCCGCAGGTGCCCGGGCTGGCCCTGGCGCAGGGAGCGGGCCATGCCCAGCACAGCATCGGCCACCGCCTGACCTGGCGCTTCGGCCGCGCCGCGCGGATGACGGCTGGCTGGAGCGAGGGCTACTATGCCTGCCAGGTGACAGTGCCGATCCAGTGA
- a CDS encoding alpha/beta hydrolase, which yields MLQTVEQETGASPQWSVIWLHGLGADGHDFAPIVPELVRPHWPALRFVFPHAPVRPITINNGVPMRGWYDIVGMDFRSRADMTGVQESVVQLDALIAREIERGVAADHIFLAGFSQGGAVILSAALARTAPLAGLIALSTYLPDAESASRVDGAVDVPVFMAHGSSDPVIPQAVAAHSAEKLRALGLDVQWHSYPMAHQVCAEEIDALGDWLQARLGVA from the coding sequence ATGCTGCAAACGGTGGAACAGGAAACCGGCGCCTCGCCGCAGTGGTCGGTGATCTGGCTGCACGGCCTCGGTGCCGACGGCCATGATTTCGCGCCGATCGTGCCCGAACTGGTGCGCCCGCACTGGCCGGCGCTGCGCTTCGTGTTCCCGCACGCACCGGTGCGGCCGATCACGATCAACAACGGCGTGCCGATGCGCGGCTGGTACGACATCGTCGGCATGGACTTCCGCTCGCGCGCCGACATGACCGGCGTGCAGGAGTCGGTGGTGCAGCTGGATGCCCTGATCGCCCGCGAGATCGAACGCGGCGTCGCCGCCGATCACATCTTCCTGGCCGGTTTCTCGCAGGGCGGGGCGGTGATCCTCAGTGCCGCGCTGGCACGCACTGCACCGTTGGCCGGCCTGATCGCACTGTCGACCTATCTGCCGGATGCCGAAAGCGCGTCGCGCGTCGATGGCGCAGTGGACGTGCCGGTGTTCATGGCCCACGGCAGCAGCGATCCGGTGATCCCGCAGGCAGTGGCCGCGCACAGCGCCGAGAAGCTGCGCGCGCTTGGGCTGGACGTGCAGTGGCACAGCTACCCGATGGCCCACCAGGTCTGCGCCGAGGAAATCGACGCGCTGGGCGACTGGCTGCAGGCACGCCTGGGCGTCGCCTGA